TTATAAAGATGGAACAACGATTACTCTTCATACCGGGGATCAAGCCCCAGCCCTACAACCTGGAACTGTCATTTATGTCAAAGAGGGTGCACTCGCTCTCAATGTTAATAACGATGTAGCAAATTTCAAAACGGGTGAGACTGTTCGAATCACCCAGAACGAAAATGGAAACTGGGTCGCTATCAGCTCAAATACTCAGTCCTCAGGGGCTTCTAATACAAGCTTGGCAACTCCAGATAATGCGGATAGCGAGTCTGAGATCGTAACTGAAGAAGAAGAAACGCCTGAAACAGAAGCACCGACAGAAGTCAGTCCAAGCTAAATTTTGAGCATATTTTTGGCTGTGAATCACAAACATCACTTTAAAAACAGGGGGAAAATAAAATGAAGAAATGGAAGATTTATTTGTTTCTTTTAGGAATGAGCTTTTTACTTGGTTCTATGGGAGTTCAGGCTGAAGTCTCATTTGCCAAAGCACCTGGAAAAGATAAAATGAAGGAAACCCTTCACTGGTTTCATCCGCGCCTAGATTTTTCTACGCAATATGACGACAACATTTTCCTGGAACCCGCTAACGAACAAGATGGCTTCATTTTCACCACAAGTCCAGGTTTGTCCATCTTTGTTCCATTTGATGGAGATCGTCATCTTTTCTCTCTAGACTATCAGGTTGATTTTCTTAATTTTTCTGAATTTGGAAGTCAGGACTTTGTTGCCCAAAGCGTTCGAGGAACTCTGGACTTTAACTTTCCTAAATTCTACGTCATTAACTCTGATATGTTTAGAAGAACCTCTTTACGATCTGATACAGAGTTTACGGAGAGAGTCGACCGAAACGAAAACACCTATAACTTTGCAATCGGAACAAAGGATTGGAATCGGTTTTCCTTTGAAACGGGCTACAATCTATTTTTCACTTTTTATGATGACGATTCACTCGATTCAATTGACCGATATGAGCATGTTGTCCGTGCTACGGGTTATTATCGTCTCTTTACTAAGACAAAAGCTCTTTTGGAATATTCTCATGGCTTCCTCATATATCCTGACGATACGAATAATCGTGACGGAGACTATGACCAAATCAGTGCTGGCTTAACAGGAGAACTTTTTACAAGGATGGTTGGGACAGCCAAGGCCGGTTATCAAAATCGTGACTATGACAATGGTCAGGATTTATCCAATTTAGTGGTGGATTTATCTGTCACTGAATATTTCAGTCCAGAAACTTCCCTGACGGTCGCGTATACGCGAACAGCCATTGAATCGGTGTTTGTAACGAATGATTTTTATTTCACAGATTATGTATCCGCCACTTTGGACCAGAAGCTTTTTTGGAATTTGAATGGGGTTCTCGGATTTTCTTATCAAACCAATGATTATGACGAAACCGTCACTGTTGATTCTGTTACCGGAGCCAGAAACGATGATCTTTATGGTGTCAAAGCAGGGGTTACCTATCCTTTCCGTGAATGGCTTACCACAGGAGTCGAATACAACTATTATGATCGAAGTTCCAATTTCGATGATTTTGACTATAATGACAACAGAGTCATGTGGAAGGTATCTGCTAAGTACTAAAATTCTTTCTAACTTGATGCTGGGAAAGGGATGGTTAAAAAATGCTTCGAACGCAACGAGTAGGTTTCTTTCTCTTTATTTTTTTTCTTTTCCTTTTTAAACCATCCTTTTCTCAAGCCACCAATGATTATCTGGTCGGAATCGACGATGTCTTGGAGGTCTCCGTGTATGATGAACCCGATCTGTCTCTTACAGCTCGAGTGAGCCAAAGTGGTCGAATCGACTACCCTTTACTAGGAAATGTTAAAGTCAAAGGGCTAAATGTCTCGCAAGTGCAACGACTCTTAAAAGAGCAACTTGAGAAGGACTATCTCATCAATCCTATCGTAACCGTTTCTGTAAAAGAATTCGGCAGTATCTACCTTCTAGGCGAAGTTCAGAAACCGGGCCCTTACAAGCTCTCTACAAAGACAACCCTTATGCAAGCTATTTACATGGCTGGGGGAACGACCTCACTTGCCGACCGGAGCAAAATTTCAATCGTTCGAGTTGAGGGAGAAGAAAAGAAAATTTTTCATGTGGACCTTACTGAAGTATCCGATGAAACACTTTCTGGCGAAAATTTCAAAGAAAAAGATATAGACCTTCTCCCTAATGATATTGTTAAAATCCCCACAACTCGACTTGGAAAGATCAACATTCTAGGAGAAGTCAGCCGACCCGGTCAATATGATTTTATGAACGGTTTGACTGTTGTGGACGCCATCACTCTTGCCGGCGGCTTCTCAAAAGTTGCTTCACCCAATGGGACCCGAGTCATCAGAACTGAAGGGGGTGTTAAAAAAGTCATCAAAGTCCCTGTTCAAAAAATTCTAAAAAGCGGCGATAAAAAGAAGGATGTCCAACTTAAGCCGGGCGATATTATAACCATTCCTGAAAGTTTTTTATAAAAAACTTAATCTCAACTTTGGAGAACCATGCCATCTCATTCCGATCGTGTCATCCCTGGATCATTTTCCTTCAAAAATGAAATAGCGCAAACGAGTAAGCATCTTTCAGATTATCTAAGAATTTTTTGGAAAAGGAAGTGGCTCGTTTCTTTCGTTATTGTTGCCGTTCTTTCCATCGTTGCTATAAAAATTTACTCTGCCAAACCCCTTTATGAGGCCAACTGCAAAATTTTGATTGAAAAAGAGCAGAAAAGGGTCATGCCTGTTGATGAAGTGTATCAAGTAAATTGGGAAGGGGTTTATCTCTCCACTCAATATAAAATTATGACCTCAAAGAAATTTGCAACTTTGGTTTATGATAAACTCCATTTAAAAGATATGATGTCGATTGATGCATTTATCCTTTCCTATCGAATTGAGCCCGTGCGGGATACCAGTATGTCCAGTATCATTGTTAAAGATACGGATCCTGAAAGAGCTTCTCTCATTGCAAATACGATCGCCAGCGTTTTCATTGAACAAAATTTAGAGCGAAAATTAGAGGCTGTGCGATATGCAGTGAAGTGGCTCTCTGGGAAGCTGAAAGGAATGCAGAATAAGATTAACAAGGCTGAAAAAAATCTTGCGAGCTATGTAAAAGAAAACAATATCATCAGCCTCCCTAAAACTGATCTATCGGAAGATCAATCGGTTTCGTTTAGTTACTATTCAAAAGAAAAGGTGAATCTGGAAGAAGAACTTTCTAAACTCGAGAAACGTTACAAAGAAAAACATCCAAAAATTATTCGGGTTAAGCAAGAACTGGCTGCCATTTCTGAAAAGTTGAATCAAGAAATTGTTCAAATTACCGACCTTCGTCAAAAACAGATTCAGTATAGAGTTCTCAAAAGAGAGGTAGATGTTAATCAAGAACTTTTTAATACCCTCCTTAATCGCATCAAAGAAACAAATTTATTAGAAGGTTTGAAAACAAATAATATATCTATCGTTGATCCGGCTGAGCCACCTTCATCTCCTGCCTGGCCGATCAAGACTAGAATCTTTCTTAAAGCTTTCTTTTTATCTCTTCTTTTGAGCTCTGGACTTGTATCTCTCTTAGAATATTTTGACAATACTTTCAAAAATGATGAAGATGTAGAGAAAACATGTGGATTTCCTGTTCTCGGCCATATTCCCCTTGCTTCTGTGATCAAGAAACGAATGAACTCTCGTGATGTAGCCCTTGCATCTTTTTATTTCCCAAATTCCAATTTTGCAGAATCCTACCGCTATGTTCGAACGGCCATCTCTCTTTCTGCAGTTGATAAGCAGTACCCTGTTCTTCTGGTCACAAGTACTTATCCTAAGGAAGGAAAAACCACTGAAGCGATGAATCTTGGCATAACCATGGCTTCTACAGGTGAGAAGGTTCTTCTGATTGATGCTGACATGAGAAGGCCTTCTTTTCAACATGTTATTCCATACAAAGTTCCGAAAACTGGCTTAAGCAGCTACTTGACTGGTAATAGTGCTCCAGAATCTGTTATCTTTGAGACTGAAATTCCTAACCTGTCCATTTTACATTGTGGTACCGTTCCGCCTAACCCCTCGGAGGTTTTAGGTTCTCAGAAAATGCGCTCACTTATAGAGTGGGCAAGAACTCGGTTTCAAAGGATTATCATTGATTCTCCCCCTGTCATGGCTGTTGCCGATGCCCTTGTCCTGTCATCCATGGTTGATGGTGTTATTTACACCATCAAAGCAAATAGAACTTCTAAGAAACCGGCCACGACATGTCTCCAGCGTTTGGTGGAATCACATGCAAAAGTGCTTGGAGTGATCTTAAACCAGATTACCCCCAAAGGCTCTGGTTATTATTACCAATATAATTATAAATATTATTATAACTATCGGGATGCAAATCAAAGTAAGAACGCGCGTAATAAGTCTTTTCAAAATGAGGAGTTGGTATCTCTCCAAGGGAAATAGTCTTCTTGATTTTTTCTCTTTCCTTATCCTTCTCTCCACCCTTGTCCTTTCTCCACTTCCCTTTGGGGCAAAACCTATATGGGGTTGGGGGCCCAGTATCATTTTTGTTTTTGTCGCATCGTCTTTATTCTTTTATAACCAGTTCTCTCAGAGTAGACGACTCCAGTTTCCTCTTTCTCTGAATTTTGGATGGATTCTAATCACTTTATTTACACTGATCTTATTGCAACTCTTGCCACTCCCTATCATCCTCTATAAGTTTCTATCGCCGAATCGCTATCATCTTCTCGTCAGCACTCTTCCTCAGTCTTTATCATGGTATCCTTTAAGCTTTCTTCCTATGAAAACTTACGAATACCTGATTCAACACTCTGGTTATGTTCTCTTTTATGTATGGATCCTCCGTTTATGTACCAAAACAAAAAATGTTCAGTTCCTTGCCCTGCTCATTTCTTTGATGGGATTTTTTGAGGCAGTGTATGGTCTGGTAGAACATCTTTCGGGGAGTCAGTCAATTTTTAGTTACAAGAATTTCTATCCGGAAAGTAGTCATTTAATTAATGTTGCAACAGGAACATTCATCAACCCAAACCACTATGGAAATTACCTGAGCGTATGTTTCTTTATCACGGTCGGTCTTATTGGATTCGAATTCTCAAAAAATGAAGTTCAGGAAGCTGGATGGAAGGAAAGATTTTTTCAATTCACATCTGAAAGGAATTCCAAAATACTTTTTTTGATGGGGATCTCTTCCATCCTCATGCTTGCCATTTTTTTTTCTCGATCCAGAGGCGCCGTTATAAATCTTATTTTAGGATCTATCTGTTTCACTCTTCTTTCCTGTCAGCACACTCGTATCTCGTGGAAACATATCGCACCGGGCGCTTGCATCCTCTTAAGTTCAAGCATGTTCCTTCTCTGGATCGGGAAATGGCCCTTCACAGACAAATGGCTCAATCTAACAAAGAATATCTACTTGGGAGAATCCTTTCGCTTCAAAATCTGGGAAGACGCACTGACTTTATTTTCTAAATTCCCTCTATTTGGGACAGGCGCAGATACATTCGGAGATGTTTACCCCTTATCTCAGTCCATTCCAGATGTCTACATCCAGCATGCCCACAATGATTATGTTCAAGCCCTTACAGAATATGGACTCCTTTGCTTAGTCCCAATGATACTTTGCATCTTTAGAATTCGTACTTATTTAAAAGTCCTAAAAATAAGAAGACGTGATTCCACTGACTATCTTGCCTTTGGAGCTTTTGCGGCATGTTTTTCATTTCTTTTGCACTCAATTTTCGAATTTAATTTCCATATTCCTGCTAACGTTTTTGTGTTCTTAAGTGCCGTTGCCATTTCCACACTCCCCTTAAGATTAGAACCTAAGTCACAAAGAGATATCCCTTGGGGGAAAGGAAGAACCATCCACTTTCCAAGATGGACACAACTTGTTCTCATCTCTTTTTGTATGTATTCCGTTTCCTTCTGCTATCGTATTTCAAAAGCAGGTTGGTATCTTTTCAAAGTTGAACAAGGGCAAGGAAGAGACGATAATGGAAAGACGATAGAGCTCCCCCTCGAAGAGACCCATACCCTTCTTACCCATGCCATGTACTATGATCAAAAGAACACTCAGATTCTCTATCGCAAAGCCCTTCTCATGCAAAAAATCCCTCCTCTTAAACGCAGTTTATCTACGAAAGAATATCTGAATGAACTTTACGACTATCTTATACTCATTCAAAGATTAGAACCGCTAAACTACAATATTCATCTTCAACTTAATCAGCTTTATAAAAAATTCTCCCTCTATTATGAAAAGTTAGGAATGAAAGAGGAGGTTG
This is a stretch of genomic DNA from Chlamydiota bacterium. It encodes these proteins:
- a CDS encoding outer membrane beta-barrel protein gives rise to the protein MKKWKIYLFLLGMSFLLGSMGVQAEVSFAKAPGKDKMKETLHWFHPRLDFSTQYDDNIFLEPANEQDGFIFTTSPGLSIFVPFDGDRHLFSLDYQVDFLNFSEFGSQDFVAQSVRGTLDFNFPKFYVINSDMFRRTSLRSDTEFTERVDRNENTYNFAIGTKDWNRFSFETGYNLFFTFYDDDSLDSIDRYEHVVRATGYYRLFTKTKALLEYSHGFLIYPDDTNNRDGDYDQISAGLTGELFTRMVGTAKAGYQNRDYDNGQDLSNLVVDLSVTEYFSPETSLTVAYTRTAIESVFVTNDFYFTDYVSATLDQKLFWNLNGVLGFSYQTNDYDETVTVDSVTGARNDDLYGVKAGVTYPFREWLTTGVEYNYYDRSSNFDDFDYNDNRVMWKVSAKY
- a CDS encoding polysaccharide biosynthesis/export family protein, whose protein sequence is MLRTQRVGFFLFIFFLFLFKPSFSQATNDYLVGIDDVLEVSVYDEPDLSLTARVSQSGRIDYPLLGNVKVKGLNVSQVQRLLKEQLEKDYLINPIVTVSVKEFGSIYLLGEVQKPGPYKLSTKTTLMQAIYMAGGTTSLADRSKISIVRVEGEEKKIFHVDLTEVSDETLSGENFKEKDIDLLPNDIVKIPTTRLGKINILGEVSRPGQYDFMNGLTVVDAITLAGGFSKVASPNGTRVIRTEGGVKKVIKVPVQKILKSGDKKKDVQLKPGDIITIPESFL
- a CDS encoding polysaccharide biosynthesis tyrosine autokinase, with the translated sequence MPSHSDRVIPGSFSFKNEIAQTSKHLSDYLRIFWKRKWLVSFVIVAVLSIVAIKIYSAKPLYEANCKILIEKEQKRVMPVDEVYQVNWEGVYLSTQYKIMTSKKFATLVYDKLHLKDMMSIDAFILSYRIEPVRDTSMSSIIVKDTDPERASLIANTIASVFIEQNLERKLEAVRYAVKWLSGKLKGMQNKINKAEKNLASYVKENNIISLPKTDLSEDQSVSFSYYSKEKVNLEEELSKLEKRYKEKHPKIIRVKQELAAISEKLNQEIVQITDLRQKQIQYRVLKREVDVNQELFNTLLNRIKETNLLEGLKTNNISIVDPAEPPSSPAWPIKTRIFLKAFFLSLLLSSGLVSLLEYFDNTFKNDEDVEKTCGFPVLGHIPLASVIKKRMNSRDVALASFYFPNSNFAESYRYVRTAISLSAVDKQYPVLLVTSTYPKEGKTTEAMNLGITMASTGEKVLLIDADMRRPSFQHVIPYKVPKTGLSSYLTGNSAPESVIFETEIPNLSILHCGTVPPNPSEVLGSQKMRSLIEWARTRFQRIIIDSPPVMAVADALVLSSMVDGVIYTIKANRTSKKPATTCLQRLVESHAKVLGVILNQITPKGSGYYYQYNYKYYYNYRDANQSKNARNKSFQNEELVSLQGK
- a CDS encoding O-antigen ligase family protein, whose product is MKTYEYLIQHSGYVLFYVWILRLCTKTKNVQFLALLISLMGFFEAVYGLVEHLSGSQSIFSYKNFYPESSHLINVATGTFINPNHYGNYLSVCFFITVGLIGFEFSKNEVQEAGWKERFFQFTSERNSKILFLMGISSILMLAIFFSRSRGAVINLILGSICFTLLSCQHTRISWKHIAPGACILLSSSMFLLWIGKWPFTDKWLNLTKNIYLGESFRFKIWEDALTLFSKFPLFGTGADTFGDVYPLSQSIPDVYIQHAHNDYVQALTEYGLLCLVPMILCIFRIRTYLKVLKIRRRDSTDYLAFGAFAACFSFLLHSIFEFNFHIPANVFVFLSAVAISTLPLRLEPKSQRDIPWGKGRTIHFPRWTQLVLISFCMYSVSFCYRISKAGWYLFKVEQGQGRDDNGKTIELPLEETHTLLTHAMYYDQKNTQILYRKALLMQKIPPLKRSLSTKEYLNELYDYLILIQRLEPLNYNIHLQLNQLYKKFSLYYEKLGMKEEVEKFRREALTELKVAKRLAPTLSRIQNKKF